In Nitrospira sp. MA-1, the following proteins share a genomic window:
- the ppk2 gene encoding polyphosphate kinase 2, with translation MPKKQKDEPGSKLKRKEYEKELRRLQAELCILQDWVKHKGLRVMVVFEGRDGAGKGGTIRAITERVSPRVFRVVALPAPSDREKSQMYIQRYMQHFPAAGEIVIWDRSWYNRAGVEHVMGFCTKEQYKGFLEHAPNVEWYMTQSGIILVKYWLEVSNEEQERRFEARVEDPLRQWKLSPIDLPSRERWYDYSRARDRMLEATDSKHAPWYLVRSDDKKRARLNVMTHLLSLIPYEKLPREKIKIPKRSNKRKYDDQATLKGRKFIPEKF, from the coding sequence ATGCCTAAAAAACAAAAAGATGAGCCCGGATCGAAGCTCAAACGCAAGGAATACGAGAAGGAGCTGCGTCGGCTTCAGGCCGAACTCTGCATTCTCCAGGATTGGGTTAAACACAAAGGCCTGCGGGTCATGGTGGTCTTTGAAGGTCGCGACGGGGCCGGAAAGGGAGGCACAATTCGGGCTATTACCGAGCGTGTCAGTCCACGCGTATTCCGCGTGGTGGCCCTCCCTGCCCCATCCGACCGGGAGAAAAGCCAGATGTACATTCAACGCTACATGCAGCATTTCCCGGCAGCCGGCGAAATTGTTATCTGGGACCGCAGTTGGTACAACCGGGCCGGGGTCGAACATGTCATGGGCTTCTGCACAAAGGAACAGTACAAAGGCTTTCTCGAACATGCCCCAAATGTCGAATGGTATATGACACAATCCGGGATCATCCTGGTCAAGTACTGGCTCGAGGTAAGCAACGAGGAGCAGGAGCGTCGGTTCGAGGCACGCGTGGAGGATCCGTTGCGCCAGTGGAAGCTCAGTCCCATTGACTTGCCGTCACGCGAGAGATGGTACGACTATTCCCGCGCACGCGACCGAATGCTGGAGGCCACGGATTCAAAGCATGCCCCCTGGTATCTCGTGCGCTCGGATGACAAGAAGCGCGCACGCCTCAACGTCATGACCCATTTGCTGTCGTTAATTCCCTACGAAAAGCTGCCGCGTGAAAAAATAAAAATACCCAAGCGATCGAACAAGAGGAAGTACGACGATCAGGCGACGTTGAAGGGAAGAAAGTTCATCCCGGAAAAGTTCTGA
- a CDS encoding efflux transporter outer membrane subunit — translation MNKCGAIVLSLLLFSGCTMGPDYKRPDVPTSDSWRLAPGTSESIANMPWWELFKDEELQKLIHTALQENLDLRVAAATVAEFNNQLIIAKFDLAPSLGYQGEGMYYHNTNNGLSTGNGAVIPGQAGGQSGRGDLDFSRQSFVGGVKWEIDLWGRIRRNVEASHAELLARVENQRGLVIALVSDVAQSYFSLRALDLKVEIAERTLKVWNEAVRLSRSQYEHGYASKLDLDRFEAEQAGTRAQLANLEQQVVQAENQISVLLGHRPMAIPRGIALTEQTLPPEVPVGLPSSLLSQRPDILEAEQKLAASTANIGVAQAQRFPQFSLNAGGGVAGFQLNSMATGPFATAGVSGTLTGPLLNATALGYGVGVATAQEQQALARYELAILSAFREVEDSLITIKKTGEQREAQESQVSSLQSALNFADKRYRGGFASYLDVLTAQRDLFQAELGLVSTRQQNLSSIVRLYKALGGGWSPTDKEGQPVSSPSEPGPIDHEMQPELKS, via the coding sequence ATGAACAAATGCGGAGCCATCGTTCTGAGCCTCCTGCTCTTCTCCGGCTGCACCATGGGTCCGGATTACAAACGCCCGGACGTTCCCACCTCGGATTCCTGGCGGCTCGCCCCTGGAACCTCGGAATCTATTGCGAATATGCCCTGGTGGGAATTGTTCAAGGATGAAGAACTTCAGAAACTTATTCACACCGCCTTACAGGAAAATCTTGACCTTCGGGTGGCCGCCGCGACCGTTGCTGAATTCAACAACCAACTCATCATTGCCAAATTCGACCTTGCCCCTTCCTTAGGATATCAAGGAGAGGGCATGTACTATCACAATACGAATAATGGGTTATCCACCGGAAACGGGGCCGTGATACCCGGGCAAGCCGGCGGACAAAGTGGACGGGGGGACCTTGATTTTTCGAGGCAATCCTTCGTGGGGGGCGTTAAATGGGAGATTGATCTGTGGGGCCGGATTCGACGGAACGTCGAGGCCTCCCATGCAGAATTATTGGCACGAGTGGAAAACCAGCGAGGCCTGGTCATTGCCCTGGTCAGTGACGTGGCCCAATCCTACTTCAGCCTCCGGGCTCTTGATCTCAAAGTGGAGATTGCCGAACGCACACTCAAAGTTTGGAATGAAGCCGTGAGATTAAGCCGATCACAATACGAGCACGGGTATGCTTCGAAGCTTGATTTGGATCGCTTCGAGGCCGAACAAGCCGGCACGAGAGCACAATTGGCAAATCTGGAACAGCAGGTCGTCCAGGCAGAGAACCAGATCAGCGTTCTGTTGGGACACCGACCGATGGCGATCCCTCGTGGAATTGCGCTGACGGAACAGACTCTGCCTCCTGAAGTGCCGGTCGGGTTGCCTTCCAGCCTGTTGAGTCAGCGCCCGGACATTCTGGAAGCGGAACAAAAACTTGCCGCCTCTACCGCAAACATCGGTGTGGCCCAGGCTCAACGCTTTCCCCAATTCAGTCTCAATGCCGGTGGTGGCGTAGCCGGCTTTCAGTTGAACTCGATGGCGACAGGACCGTTTGCGACCGCAGGCGTCTCAGGGACCTTAACCGGTCCGCTGTTAAATGCAACCGCGCTGGGCTACGGCGTCGGAGTGGCGACCGCTCAGGAACAACAGGCTCTTGCCCGGTACGAGTTGGCTATCCTGAGTGCGTTTAGAGAAGTTGAGGATTCGTTGATCACCATCAAAAAAACTGGCGAACAACGTGAGGCGCAGGAATCCCAGGTCTCATCGTTACAGTCTGCTTTGAATTTCGCGGACAAACGGTATCGCGGAGGGTTCGCCTCCTACCTGGATGTCTTAACAGCCCAACGGGACCTCTTTCAGGCCGAATTGGGACTTGTCTCTACACGCCAGCAAAACCTGAGTTCAATTGTCCGGCTGTACAAAGCCCTAGGGGGCGGCTGGTCGCCGACAGATAAAGAGGGGCAGCCTGTTTCCTCCCCTTCAGAACCTGGTCCAATAGACCATGAAATGCAGCCTGAACTGAAAAGTTAA
- a CDS encoding efflux RND transporter periplasmic adaptor subunit, giving the protein MTINRFNAFSQAPRPFIVRAQPQTARRDFRGVAGLMVCLLLGITWGCDRKEVESTATPPEVLVAEVIQKDVPIYGEWVGTTVGYVDAQIRARIQGYLLSRQYTEGSVVKTNDLLFKIDPRPYQAALDQAKAEFARAGAAYKKSQLDVKRNTPLAAEGAISQKELDDALQASAVNLASVASARAKLENAQLNLNWTSVTAPINGIAGIATAQIGDLIVENTLMTTVSQVDPIKVNFPISEREYLKLAERIEKAGGQENLNPSHEKRLELILADGSIYPHKGRAVLADRQVDVKTGTITIVSYFPNPGNILRPGLFAKVRTPIETRTGGLLVQQRAVKELQGTYEVAVIGEENKVAIRKVTLGPRIGSLWLVDEGLHPGEMVIVEGLLKVRDGMVVTPKATSDEPQPGSESSPDPVSAT; this is encoded by the coding sequence ATGACCATCAATCGTTTCAATGCTTTTTCCCAGGCCCCAAGACCTTTTATCGTGAGGGCGCAACCGCAAACCGCCCGTCGGGACTTCCGGGGAGTGGCAGGCCTCATGGTATGCCTTCTATTAGGTATAACCTGGGGGTGCGATCGAAAAGAGGTGGAATCCACCGCAACGCCGCCTGAGGTGTTGGTGGCTGAGGTGATACAAAAGGACGTCCCGATTTATGGGGAGTGGGTCGGAACGACCGTCGGGTATGTGGACGCACAGATTCGTGCAAGAATCCAGGGGTATCTGTTGTCCCGCCAATACACGGAAGGGTCGGTGGTAAAGACCAATGACCTTTTATTTAAAATCGATCCACGACCATACCAGGCTGCCCTGGACCAAGCGAAAGCCGAATTTGCCCGTGCAGGAGCGGCCTATAAAAAGAGCCAGCTTGACGTTAAGCGGAACACCCCCCTGGCAGCAGAAGGCGCCATCAGCCAAAAAGAATTGGATGATGCTCTACAGGCAAGCGCAGTCAACCTGGCCTCAGTCGCTTCGGCGCGTGCCAAACTGGAGAATGCTCAACTGAATCTTAACTGGACGAGCGTGACCGCCCCGATCAATGGGATAGCCGGAATCGCCACAGCCCAAATCGGTGATCTTATCGTCGAGAATACATTGATGACGACGGTGTCCCAGGTGGACCCCATCAAGGTCAACTTTCCCATTAGCGAGCGGGAATATTTAAAACTGGCGGAACGGATTGAAAAGGCCGGCGGTCAGGAAAATTTGAACCCCTCCCATGAAAAAAGACTTGAGCTGATTCTGGCTGATGGGAGCATATACCCACATAAGGGAAGAGCCGTCCTGGCCGACCGTCAGGTGGATGTCAAAACCGGGACGATCACCATCGTCAGTTATTTTCCCAACCCCGGCAACATCCTCCGCCCCGGCCTTTTTGCCAAGGTCCGCACCCCAATCGAAACTCGAACCGGGGGACTGTTAGTCCAACAGCGGGCAGTCAAGGAGCTTCAGGGTACCTATGAGGTCGCCGTGATCGGGGAGGAAAACAAGGTGGCGATTCGAAAAGTGACCCTGGGGCCAAGAATTGGATCTCTCTGGCTGGTCGACGAGGGCCTTCACCCCGGCGAGATGGTCATCGTCGAGGGACTTCTCAAGGTTCGAGACGGTATGGTGGTCACGCCAAAAGCAACTTCGGACGAACCACAACCCGGCTCTGAGAGTTCTCCAGACCCGGTTAGCGCCACATAA
- a CDS encoding DUF3313 domain-containing protein, with protein sequence MKNQVPSPTLNKSFRMDGEERELQIQGNLRLARWHLMLSILIMVSGGAGCAQTEQARDMETSGFLGDYSILQPGKEGEALLVYKNPQADFSIYRAVYVEPAIVLLSKQSTVPQEELHRLADDLRSKVIWKLKEDFLVVPKLVPGALQIQLALTEAEPSDVGMDIVSTIIPPATMVSGAKELATGTQAFVGRASIEAKLTDGNTGTLLMAAADRRVGGRSLNGSMDSWDDAHQAFEYWADKLAQRLREWRKIPNPASTN encoded by the coding sequence ATGAAAAATCAAGTGCCAAGTCCCACTCTCAATAAATCCTTTCGCATGGATGGGGAGGAACGTGAATTACAAATTCAAGGAAACCTCAGGTTGGCACGATGGCATTTGATGCTGTCGATTCTGATCATGGTGTCCGGGGGAGCAGGATGTGCTCAAACGGAACAAGCTAGAGATATGGAAACCTCGGGGTTTCTCGGAGACTATTCCATTCTCCAACCGGGCAAGGAAGGGGAAGCTCTTCTTGTTTACAAAAATCCTCAAGCTGATTTTTCAATTTATCGGGCTGTGTATGTGGAGCCGGCCATCGTATTGCTATCCAAACAATCCACCGTGCCTCAGGAAGAATTACACCGGTTGGCCGATGATCTACGTTCAAAAGTCATCTGGAAACTTAAAGAGGATTTTCTTGTGGTACCCAAACTTGTTCCGGGTGCGTTGCAAATTCAACTGGCCCTAACGGAGGCTGAACCATCTGACGTCGGGATGGATATCGTGTCCACGATTATTCCACCTGCCACCATGGTATCCGGAGCGAAAGAACTGGCAACAGGAACACAGGCGTTTGTGGGTCGCGCCAGCATCGAGGCGAAATTAACCGATGGCAACACCGGAACCTTATTGATGGCGGCTGCGGATCGCCGAGTAGGGGGCAGATCCCTGAATGGTTCTATGGATTCATGGGACGACGCCCACCAGGCATTTGAATATTGGGCGGATAAATTAGCCCAACGGCTTCGTGAATGGCGAAAGATACCGAATCCTGCAAGCACAAATTGA
- a CDS encoding multidrug efflux RND transporter permease subunit, with translation MAKFFIDRPIVAIVISIIMTILGLIAMVQLPIALFPDIAPPEIQLQATYVGADAVTVEQSVATPIEQQMAGVDNSIYMYSTNASNGQMTLRVDFDVNTVPNDDQILTQMRYLQAESQLPSDVKNYGVTIKKSTTSPLMLFSLYSPNGTYDEIFLANYAYVNLNDPLSRSQGVGQVTIFGAGQYAMRFWVEPDHLAKLGITVTEILDAIKKQNTVNPAGQIGAQPVPQGQEFTYTVRSQGRLLNEEEFGQIIVRADPDGSIIRLKDVARVELGAQSYSMIGRFNGKPSALIAVYQLPGSNAIDTVDRAKKLMEEMKERFPEDLDYAISLDTTLAVREGIKEIVHTLFEAIVLVIIVVFLFLQGWRATLIPLLAVPVSLIGTFAIFPLMDFSINTLSLFGLVLAIGLVVDDAIVVVEAVEHHIEKGLSPKDATRKAMEEVSGPVIAIALILAAVFVPTAFIPGITGRLYQQFALTIALSVIISAFNALTLSPALAGMILRPRTPARGPLGAFFGWFNHWFGRATNGYVGYCHYLIRKSGRAMIFLVVAAVCAGLLGTKLPTGFLPMEDQGYVYLNVQLPLAASLQRTDEVAKKIEAILSEAPGIQFVSTIVGFSLLSTVNTTYNGFFFVTLAPWDERTQPEEKLQAIFKNVNEKLAALPEANAFLFPPPAIPGVGTSGGVSFILEDRSGQDVAFLADNLNTFMEAARQRPEIASMNTTFIPDVPQVFAHVDRDKVLKQGVKLEDVYKTLQTFMGGVMVNYFNRFGRVWQVYVQAEGEFRTKAENVGQFFVRNKSDEMVPLSTLVTMEKISGPEFTMRFNGYRSAQVFASANPAFTSGQVMQALEEVFAETMPREMGYDFIGMSFQEKVASEGVPASVIFGFSLLFVFLILAAQYESWGLPFSVLICTPIAVVGAFGALWALGMENDVFTQIGLVMLIGLSAKNAILIVEFAKMEYEKGRSLVDAALTGARLRLRPILMTSFAFIFGVIPLVLSSGSGAHGRILLGVTVIGGMIAASFIAIFLIPVSFYVVERLVHRHDDHPDRDPDDHDFVDPEFMEDEDAVGVIPQPKNAPTPFKL, from the coding sequence ATGGCTAAATTTTTCATCGACCGGCCCATCGTCGCTATCGTCATTTCGATCATCATGACGATCCTCGGGCTGATCGCCATGGTGCAACTTCCCATCGCGCTGTTTCCCGACATTGCGCCTCCGGAAATCCAACTGCAGGCTACCTACGTCGGAGCGGACGCAGTCACCGTCGAACAATCGGTCGCCACCCCCATCGAACAGCAGATGGCCGGTGTTGACAACTCGATCTATATGTACTCCACAAACGCCAGTAATGGGCAGATGACGTTGCGCGTGGACTTTGACGTGAACACGGTCCCCAACGATGACCAGATCCTGACCCAGATGCGGTACCTGCAGGCCGAATCTCAATTGCCTTCCGACGTGAAGAACTACGGGGTGACCATCAAAAAATCCACCACCAGTCCTCTGATGCTCTTCAGCCTGTATTCCCCGAATGGCACCTATGACGAAATCTTCCTCGCTAACTATGCCTATGTGAACCTCAACGATCCTCTTTCCCGGAGCCAAGGGGTCGGTCAGGTCACGATTTTTGGAGCTGGCCAGTATGCCATGCGCTTCTGGGTGGAACCCGATCATCTCGCCAAACTGGGCATCACCGTGACCGAGATCCTGGATGCCATCAAGAAGCAGAATACCGTCAACCCGGCTGGTCAGATCGGAGCTCAACCGGTTCCGCAAGGCCAGGAATTCACGTATACGGTCCGATCACAAGGTCGTCTGCTTAACGAGGAAGAATTCGGACAGATCATCGTTCGGGCCGATCCCGACGGTTCCATCATCCGACTGAAGGACGTGGCCCGGGTGGAATTAGGTGCGCAATCCTACAGTATGATCGGACGTTTCAACGGAAAGCCCAGCGCGCTCATTGCCGTCTACCAACTCCCGGGCTCAAACGCAATCGATACGGTTGATCGGGCAAAGAAGCTAATGGAGGAGATGAAAGAGCGGTTTCCCGAAGACCTTGATTACGCCATCTCGCTCGATACGACACTGGCTGTGAGGGAGGGAATCAAGGAGATCGTGCATACCCTCTTTGAAGCAATTGTGCTCGTGATAATCGTCGTCTTCCTCTTTTTACAGGGATGGCGGGCCACGCTCATTCCTCTGCTGGCCGTGCCGGTGTCGCTGATAGGGACGTTCGCGATCTTCCCATTGATGGATTTCTCGATCAACACGCTCTCCTTATTCGGACTGGTATTAGCCATCGGGCTCGTCGTAGACGATGCCATCGTGGTAGTCGAAGCCGTCGAACACCATATCGAAAAAGGCCTGTCGCCCAAGGATGCGACCCGGAAAGCTATGGAGGAAGTTTCCGGGCCGGTGATCGCGATCGCACTGATTCTCGCGGCGGTCTTCGTGCCCACCGCGTTTATTCCGGGCATTACGGGGCGGCTCTACCAACAATTCGCGCTGACGATTGCCTTATCGGTGATCATCTCCGCTTTCAATGCCTTGACCCTCAGCCCCGCGCTTGCCGGAATGATTCTGAGGCCCAGAACTCCAGCCAGAGGCCCGTTGGGGGCATTTTTCGGATGGTTTAACCATTGGTTTGGACGGGCCACCAACGGGTATGTCGGGTATTGCCACTACCTGATCCGAAAGTCCGGCCGTGCGATGATCTTTCTGGTCGTGGCTGCGGTATGTGCCGGTCTGTTGGGAACCAAACTTCCCACCGGGTTTCTTCCGATGGAGGATCAGGGATATGTCTATTTAAACGTCCAACTGCCGTTGGCCGCCTCTCTCCAACGAACGGATGAGGTTGCAAAAAAAATCGAAGCCATTCTTTCAGAAGCTCCCGGAATTCAATTTGTGAGCACCATCGTAGGGTTTAGTCTCCTGAGCACCGTCAATACGACCTATAACGGGTTCTTTTTCGTCACGCTCGCTCCATGGGATGAACGGACCCAACCCGAGGAAAAGCTTCAGGCGATCTTCAAAAATGTGAACGAGAAACTCGCCGCCTTACCCGAAGCGAACGCCTTTCTTTTCCCGCCTCCGGCCATTCCCGGCGTCGGCACATCGGGTGGCGTTTCCTTCATCCTGGAAGACCGTTCCGGACAGGATGTGGCCTTCCTCGCCGACAACCTCAACACGTTCATGGAAGCTGCACGACAGCGTCCCGAAATCGCGTCCATGAACACCACCTTCATCCCCGACGTCCCACAGGTCTTTGCCCATGTCGATCGCGACAAAGTGCTGAAGCAAGGGGTGAAACTTGAAGATGTCTATAAAACCCTGCAGACCTTTATGGGCGGCGTAATGGTAAATTATTTCAACCGGTTCGGGCGGGTCTGGCAGGTGTATGTGCAGGCTGAAGGAGAATTCAGGACCAAGGCCGAAAACGTGGGGCAATTTTTCGTGCGAAATAAATCCGATGAAATGGTCCCTCTCTCGACACTGGTGACAATGGAAAAAATTTCTGGTCCGGAATTCACCATGCGATTCAACGGCTACCGATCCGCGCAGGTTTTCGCTTCAGCGAATCCCGCATTTACCTCCGGTCAGGTCATGCAGGCCCTGGAAGAAGTCTTCGCCGAAACGATGCCACGGGAGATGGGGTACGACTTCATCGGAATGTCGTTTCAGGAGAAAGTTGCCTCCGAAGGAGTCCCGGCCAGCGTGATCTTCGGCTTCTCCCTTCTCTTTGTCTTTCTCATTCTCGCGGCCCAATATGAGAGTTGGGGGCTTCCGTTCAGTGTTCTCATCTGCACACCGATTGCAGTCGTCGGTGCCTTCGGCGCCTTGTGGGCACTCGGGATGGAAAACGATGTGTTCACCCAAATCGGTCTCGTCATGCTCATCGGGCTGTCCGCGAAAAACGCGATCCTGATTGTTGAATTTGCCAAAATGGAGTATGAAAAGGGCCGTTCTCTCGTCGATGCGGCTCTGACCGGAGCCCGCCTGCGATTGCGGCCGATCCTCATGACATCCTTCGCCTTTATCTTCGGAGTGATTCCACTTGTTCTCTCTTCGGGATCCGGAGCTCATGGGAGAATCCTTCTGGGCGTCACCGTCATCGGAGGGATGATCGCGGCAAGCTTTATCGCGATTTTCCTCATCCCGGTCTCGTTTTACGTGGTGGAGCGATTAGTCCACCGCCACGACGACCATCCTGACCGAGACCCCGACGACCATGATTTTGTGGATCCTGAATTCATGGAAGACGAAGATGCGGTTGGAGTCATCCCCCAACCCAAAAATGCACCAACTCCTTTCAAGCTCTAG
- a CDS encoding DUF3313 domain-containing protein, whose product MRKTRQRTFLVLFLFVFFLQGCAATQQRRDVVESGFLTEGEHAMLTEGVKNEALLRYVNPDVDWRSYDKVILDSVSVWKDPETQDVSPEDLKKLTDFAYGQLHDALSLDYTLVTQPGPGVMRATFAITEAEASNPVADVVTSIIPQTRILTGVKGLIVGGKPGFVGTAGLEAKFTDAQTGKVLGLAVDRRGGTKNLRGMTDKWNDVEQAYIFWAASVRYRLCMLRGDANCVEPDS is encoded by the coding sequence ATGCGGAAGACTCGCCAGCGAACTTTCTTGGTTCTCTTCCTCTTTGTTTTCTTTCTGCAGGGGTGTGCGGCGACACAACAACGGCGAGATGTGGTCGAATCAGGATTTCTAACGGAGGGTGAGCATGCCATGCTCACAGAAGGTGTGAAAAACGAAGCACTCCTTCGTTACGTCAATCCGGATGTCGACTGGCGTTCGTATGACAAGGTGATTCTTGATTCCGTGTCAGTCTGGAAAGACCCCGAAACCCAAGATGTGTCTCCGGAAGATCTTAAGAAGCTGACCGATTTTGCCTATGGCCAACTGCATGACGCTCTGAGTCTGGACTATACCCTTGTGACCCAACCTGGACCCGGAGTCATGCGGGCCACCTTTGCCATCACGGAAGCGGAGGCTTCTAATCCGGTTGCAGATGTGGTGACGTCCATTATTCCTCAAACCAGAATTTTAACTGGAGTCAAAGGTCTCATTGTGGGGGGTAAACCTGGTTTTGTGGGAACAGCCGGCTTAGAGGCCAAGTTTACCGACGCCCAAACCGGGAAAGTTTTGGGTTTGGCCGTGGACCGGCGGGGCGGGACCAAAAATCTCAGGGGGATGACCGACAAATGGAATGATGTGGAGCAAGCGTACATTTTTTGGGCAGCATCGGTTCGCTATCGATTGTGCATGCTTCGTGGCGATGCCAATTGTGTGGAACCGGATTCCTAA
- the pgi gene encoding glucose-6-phosphate isomerase, protein MTSLTQRPVWNSLEQHHQQAKKLHLRDLFADDPERGRRMAVEAEGIYLDYSKNLITGETLRLLHELAENVNLRGHIQAMFRGDKINITEQRAVLHAALRAPRNASILVDGRDVVLDVHAVLDQMGDFSTRVRSGEWKGYTGKPIRNIINIGIGGSDLGPVMAYEALKHYSDRNLTVRFVSNIDGTDLAEATRDLDPAETLFVVCSKTFTTIETLTNAQSARDWCLNALHDKQAVAKHFVAVSTNRNEVQKFGIDPANMFEFWDWVGGRYSLDSAIGLSLMIGVGPDHFRDMLAGFRAMDEHFQSAPFEKNLPVLLGLLGVWYVNFFQAETHAILPYDQYLWRLSAYCQQLDMESNGKRVTLDGTVVDYQTGPIIWGQPGTNGQHAYYQLIHQGTRLIPCDFIGFCRSLNPSGPHHDLLMANFFAQTEALAFGKTAKEVETEGVSQTLIPHRTFPGNHPNNTILAEELTPAMLGKLIALYEHKVFVQGTIWNVNSFDQWGVELGKVLANRIAPELTAQRESDLGHDSSTNTLIRRYRQNRRVQA, encoded by the coding sequence ATGACCTCTCTCACTCAACGACCTGTTTGGAATTCCCTTGAACAACATCATCAACAGGCCAAGAAACTCCATCTGCGCGACTTGTTTGCGGATGATCCTGAAAGAGGTCGACGGATGGCCGTGGAGGCTGAGGGGATCTACCTGGATTATTCGAAAAATCTTATCACCGGAGAAACTCTACGCTTACTCCATGAACTGGCGGAAAACGTGAATTTGCGGGGCCACATTCAGGCGATGTTCCGGGGTGACAAAATTAATATCACAGAACAACGGGCAGTTCTTCATGCCGCCCTGAGAGCGCCCAGAAACGCATCTATTTTGGTGGATGGCAGAGACGTGGTGCTGGATGTTCACGCGGTGTTGGATCAAATGGGGGATTTTTCTACACGAGTCAGAAGCGGAGAATGGAAGGGCTATACCGGGAAACCCATCCGGAATATCATCAATATCGGCATTGGAGGTTCGGATCTAGGGCCGGTGATGGCCTATGAAGCCTTAAAGCACTACAGCGACCGCAATCTCACGGTGCGGTTTGTTTCGAATATCGATGGAACCGATCTGGCGGAGGCTACCAGAGATCTCGACCCTGCAGAAACTCTTTTTGTCGTCTGTTCAAAAACCTTTACCACCATCGAAACCCTGACGAATGCGCAATCCGCCCGAGACTGGTGTCTCAATGCTCTTCATGACAAACAGGCTGTTGCCAAACATTTTGTCGCCGTTTCAACAAACCGTAACGAGGTCCAGAAATTCGGAATTGACCCGGCGAATATGTTCGAATTCTGGGACTGGGTCGGCGGGCGCTATTCCCTGGATTCGGCCATTGGACTTTCGCTGATGATCGGGGTCGGGCCTGATCATTTTCGAGACATGCTTGCCGGATTTCGAGCGATGGATGAGCATTTCCAATCAGCACCTTTCGAGAAAAACCTTCCGGTGCTTCTCGGCCTTCTAGGTGTGTGGTACGTCAACTTTTTCCAGGCTGAGACCCATGCCATTCTCCCCTACGATCAATATTTGTGGCGGCTCAGCGCCTATTGCCAGCAGCTTGATATGGAGAGCAATGGAAAACGGGTGACTCTGGACGGGACCGTTGTGGATTATCAGACAGGCCCAATCATCTGGGGCCAGCCCGGCACCAACGGTCAGCATGCCTATTATCAATTAATTCACCAAGGAACCAGGCTGATACCCTGTGACTTTATCGGCTTCTGCCGTTCCTTGAATCCCTCCGGGCCGCACCACGACCTGCTCATGGCCAACTTTTTCGCTCAAACCGAGGCCCTCGCATTCGGCAAGACAGCCAAGGAGGTTGAGACTGAGGGAGTCTCGCAAACGTTAATTCCCCATCGAACCTTTCCTGGCAACCATCCCAACAACACGATCCTGGCGGAGGAACTCACACCGGCTATGCTGGGAAAACTTATTGCCTTGTATGAACATAAAGTGTTCGTCCAGGGGACCATCTGGAATGTGAATTCCTTCGATCAATGGGGAGTGGAATTGGGCAAAGTGCTTGCCAATCGGATTGCTCCGGAACTGACGGCACAACGGGAATCGGACCTGGGTCATGACAGTTCCACCAATACCCTTATTCGACGGTATCGACAGAACCGTCGAGTCCAGGCTTGA